One Mycobacterium sp. SMC-4 DNA window includes the following coding sequences:
- a CDS encoding (2Fe-2S)-binding protein, translating into MSRIHQRVDRRRVVDAVTAAAELGPYVTLHAGSGPVVSLEQMCEPEPLGELLDAVADQIGTDEPRVAASTVQFGFAARCWSLVLGVWHQARLVLDVRDVSFVVTGPGSIQLSLPELHAWDGESALLGDVAELFTAMVANHPLSRMHAGLRQTVRIAEGLLWGNAAAALASTPRAISPNRTDAQLEALTAAMLSRAPLSGRLVTTPEGVLRRSCCLWYRTRDRDHCGDCPLTDRVSRHRR; encoded by the coding sequence TTGAGCCGCATCCACCAGCGGGTCGATCGCCGCCGCGTCGTCGATGCGGTCACTGCCGCTGCTGAACTCGGACCGTACGTCACGCTGCATGCCGGCTCGGGCCCGGTGGTGAGTCTCGAGCAGATGTGTGAGCCCGAACCCCTGGGCGAACTGCTCGATGCCGTCGCAGACCAGATCGGCACCGATGAACCACGAGTCGCTGCCTCCACTGTGCAGTTCGGGTTCGCGGCTCGCTGCTGGTCACTCGTGTTGGGTGTATGGCACCAGGCCCGGTTGGTACTCGATGTGCGTGATGTCAGTTTTGTCGTCACCGGTCCGGGATCGATTCAGCTGTCACTGCCTGAGTTGCATGCCTGGGATGGCGAATCGGCATTGCTCGGCGACGTCGCCGAGCTTTTCACGGCGATGGTTGCGAACCACCCGCTGAGCCGCATGCATGCCGGGTTACGCCAGACGGTGCGCATAGCGGAGGGCCTGCTGTGGGGCAACGCGGCCGCCGCGCTGGCGTCGACTCCGCGCGCAATCAGCCCGAACCGGACCGATGCGCAACTCGAAGCTCTGACGGCCGCGATGCTGTCCCGCGCGCCGCTGTCGGGCCGGCTCGTCACTACACCGGAAGGCGTGCTGCGGAGAAGTTGTTGCCTGTGGTACCGGACCCGCGATCGCGACCACTGCGGGGACTGCCCGTTGACCGACCGCGTCAGTCGGCACCGGCGCTGA
- a CDS encoding nitroreductase family deazaflavin-dependent oxidoreductase produces MSEQAELSPTDWVREQTQRILEQGTTDGVEVYDRPVVLFTTTGAQSGKKRYVPLMRVEENGRYAMVASKGGDPSHPAWYFNVKANPAVTVQDGEKVFERTARELDGDERRHWWELAVAAYPPYAEYQANTSRQIPVFIVE; encoded by the coding sequence GTGAGCGAGCAAGCAGAGTTGAGTCCCACCGACTGGGTCCGGGAACAGACCCAGCGCATTCTGGAACAGGGCACCACCGACGGCGTCGAGGTCTACGACCGCCCGGTCGTGCTGTTCACCACGACCGGTGCGCAGTCCGGCAAAAAACGCTACGTGCCGCTGATGCGCGTCGAGGAGAACGGCCGCTACGCGATGGTGGCCTCCAAAGGCGGCGATCCCAGCCACCCTGCCTGGTACTTCAATGTGAAGGCCAACCCGGCGGTGACAGTCCAGGACGGCGAGAAGGTCTTCGAGCGCACCGCCCGCGAACTCGACGGTGACGAGCGCCGGCACTGGTGGGAGCTGGCCGTCGCGGCGTATCCACCCTATGCCGAGTACCAGGCCAACACTTCACGACAGATCCCGGTCTTCATCGTCGAATAG
- a CDS encoding molybdopterin-dependent oxidoreductase produces the protein MSSQTTTQPGICRICSAHCGVLATVVDGKLAKVAGDPDNPMFKGYTCAKGRALPDIHNNPHRLLHSQKRRPDGTYAPITAEHAMDEIATRLQELIDTRGPRSVALYLGTNGMPYPASALMANAFIRAIESPMFFTANTIDQPGKQIALAAHGHWLGGDIDFHEADSWMLIGTNPLVSKAIGIPGQNPAQNLRAAIHRGMKLIVIDPRRSQTAARAAIHLQPRPGEDVTIVAGIINFVISEGLCDTAFLAENVSGFDELARAVAGFTPDYVARRADIPVQQFLDAAQLFATYGSRPGMVNAGTGANFSLHGSLLEYLCLCLTTICGRWQRAGERVVRPNALMPAFVAKAQPHPPYEGWGYGERLRVRGLTDTVAGMPTAALADEILLEGDGQVKALICIGGNPMAAWPDQRKTLRALESLDLLVTLDTEMSLTSRLADYVIAPMMQMETPAMTMGSELIKYYTSGTGIPAAYAQYVPRIVDPPAGSDLIEEWQFFLGLATRMHLDMWFVNFFGGGGGRFMESAPVVINFTGDTSMTTEELFAQMCSTSRIPFDEVARHKHGKIFEVDDVVAERDADCTARLDVGNDYLLAELAEVLGEDYASARDDSTYPFRLIPRRHGSFMNSSGTNLATLNRGKPYNPAYMHPDVIAALGLQSGAAVTVTSPHDAIPCVLEGDDTLRHDVIAMHHAFGGLPSEDGEFRERGSNVGRLVPTDTEYDPITGLPRQGNIPVRVSAGAD, from the coding sequence GTGTCATCGCAGACAACGACGCAGCCCGGCATCTGCCGGATCTGCTCAGCGCATTGTGGAGTGCTCGCCACCGTCGTCGACGGCAAGCTGGCCAAAGTCGCCGGCGATCCCGACAACCCCATGTTCAAGGGGTACACCTGCGCCAAGGGCCGGGCCCTGCCCGACATCCACAACAATCCGCACCGGCTGTTACACAGTCAGAAACGCCGGCCTGACGGCACCTATGCCCCGATCACCGCCGAGCACGCGATGGACGAAATCGCCACGCGGTTACAGGAATTGATCGATACCCGCGGGCCACGTTCGGTCGCACTGTATCTCGGCACGAACGGGATGCCCTATCCGGCATCGGCGCTGATGGCCAATGCATTCATCAGAGCCATCGAGTCACCGATGTTTTTCACCGCCAACACCATCGACCAACCCGGTAAGCAGATCGCACTCGCCGCGCACGGTCACTGGCTGGGTGGAGATATCGACTTTCACGAGGCCGACAGCTGGATGCTGATCGGCACCAACCCGCTGGTGTCCAAGGCGATCGGCATCCCCGGTCAGAACCCGGCGCAGAACCTGCGCGCGGCGATCCACCGCGGCATGAAGCTGATCGTGATCGATCCGCGTCGCTCGCAGACCGCCGCCCGTGCGGCCATCCATCTTCAGCCCCGCCCCGGCGAGGACGTCACCATCGTGGCGGGAATCATCAACTTCGTTATTTCCGAGGGGCTGTGTGACACCGCGTTCCTGGCCGAGAACGTCTCCGGCTTCGACGAACTTGCCCGTGCAGTCGCCGGTTTCACCCCCGACTACGTCGCCCGCCGCGCCGACATCCCGGTCCAGCAGTTCCTCGACGCCGCACAACTGTTCGCCACCTACGGGTCCCGCCCCGGCATGGTCAACGCCGGCACCGGAGCGAACTTCAGCCTGCACGGCAGCCTGCTCGAGTACCTCTGTCTGTGCTTGACCACGATCTGCGGGCGCTGGCAGCGCGCCGGAGAACGGGTGGTGCGACCCAACGCGCTGATGCCGGCGTTCGTGGCCAAGGCCCAGCCGCACCCACCGTACGAGGGCTGGGGGTACGGCGAGCGGCTGCGGGTGCGCGGCTTGACCGACACGGTGGCCGGCATGCCCACCGCGGCACTGGCCGACGAGATCCTGCTCGAGGGCGACGGCCAGGTCAAGGCATTGATCTGCATCGGCGGTAACCCGATGGCAGCGTGGCCTGATCAACGCAAGACCCTGCGTGCACTCGAAAGTCTGGATCTGCTGGTCACTCTCGACACCGAGATGTCGCTGACCTCGCGGCTGGCCGACTATGTGATCGCCCCGATGATGCAGATGGAAACGCCTGCGATGACGATGGGCAGCGAGCTGATCAAGTACTACACCAGCGGCACCGGCATCCCGGCTGCCTACGCGCAATACGTGCCCAGGATCGTCGACCCGCCCGCAGGTTCGGACCTGATCGAGGAATGGCAGTTCTTCCTGGGCCTGGCCACGAGGATGCACCTCGACATGTGGTTCGTGAACTTCTTCGGCGGCGGTGGCGGCCGGTTCATGGAGTCTGCACCGGTGGTGATCAACTTCACCGGCGACACCTCGATGACCACCGAGGAGTTGTTCGCCCAGATGTGCTCGACCTCGCGGATCCCTTTCGACGAAGTGGCGCGCCACAAGCACGGCAAGATCTTCGAGGTGGACGACGTGGTCGCCGAGCGTGACGCCGACTGCACCGCCCGACTTGATGTCGGCAACGATTACCTGCTGGCTGAACTGGCCGAAGTGCTGGGTGAGGATTACGCCTCGGCGCGTGATGATTCCACCTACCCGTTCCGGTTGATCCCACGTCGGCACGGAAGTTTCATGAACTCCTCGGGGACCAACCTCGCCACGCTGAATCGCGGCAAGCCCTACAACCCGGCCTACATGCACCCCGATGTCATCGCCGCGCTCGGCCTGCAGTCCGGCGCCGCCGTCACCGTCACCTCACCGCACGACGCGATCCCGTGCGTGCTGGAAGGCGATGACACCTTGCGTCACGATGTCATCGCCATGCACCATGCGTTCGGCGGACTACCGAGCGAGGACGGCGAGTTTCGCGAACGCGGCAGCAATGTCGGTCGGCTCGTCCCCACCGACACCGAGTACGACCCGATCACCGGCCTGCCGCGGCAAGGCAATATCCCGGTGCGGGTCAGCGCCGGTGCCGACTGA
- a CDS encoding DUF309 domain-containing protein, with amino-acid sequence MAERARDESGRPRNIRPRDELGRPLPPGSEGVPRIPDDLQLPPAESLAYAQDLLNRGLAFHAHEVLEAAWKDRPTQERPLWQGLAQLAVGITHIQRGNLVGASALLRRGCGRLAEAERPAPYSVDVDGLTGWAIEVVAELARSSDIGPERLRPTLTRRG; translated from the coding sequence ATGGCCGAACGAGCCCGCGACGAATCCGGTCGCCCCCGCAACATCCGCCCCCGCGATGAACTGGGCCGGCCTCTCCCGCCGGGCAGCGAAGGGGTGCCCCGGATTCCCGACGATCTGCAGCTGCCGCCGGCGGAGTCCCTCGCCTACGCCCAGGACCTGCTGAACCGGGGCCTGGCATTCCACGCCCACGAGGTGCTGGAGGCTGCCTGGAAAGACCGACCGACCCAGGAGCGGCCGCTGTGGCAGGGACTTGCCCAACTGGCCGTCGGCATCACGCACATCCAGCGCGGCAACCTCGTCGGGGCGAGCGCGCTGTTGCGGCGCGGCTGTGGCCGGCTGGCCGAAGCCGAGCGCCCGGCACCGTATTCGGTGGATGTCGACGGTTTGACCGGTTGGGCGATCGAGGTGGTCGCAGAGCTCGCTCGGTCGAGTGACATCGGTCCGGAGCGGTTGCGGCCGACGCTGACCCGGCGGGGTTGA
- a CDS encoding ABC transporter substrate-binding protein produces the protein MNLRSSVCISVAVLITVSGCAAGQTDSTQSGPLEGRALTVGELPPVTADFSWPAAATALDHYPVTVSSCGEPVTFDKPPERAVVNDDNMIELMFALGLTDRVAGYAGAGERLRLAAFTDDYAAVPSLGPDYFTLEPLLGLAPDFVFAGWNYGFDTAGINPETLSQLGIDSYVLSESCRRINDTLAPATIEEWFGDVRAIAAIFGVPERAEALIANWQQRLDRVGERLPAGVQPVRVFCWDWGTETMGTGAGLTIVPELYRHAGAVNIFEDMQEMWENVSIEAVVDRAPELIAVTDYGSGPTGEQRIQALTSMDGVGTIPAVRDNQFIILPQEAVNPGIQIIDGIEALAAKLYPEQFADLIGTPGFGLAPTQS, from the coding sequence ATGAATCTCAGGAGCTCGGTGTGCATCTCGGTTGCCGTACTCATCACTGTCAGCGGATGTGCAGCAGGACAGACGGATTCGACCCAGAGCGGACCGCTAGAAGGCCGTGCCCTCACGGTAGGTGAGTTACCGCCGGTCACCGCCGACTTCAGCTGGCCCGCAGCTGCGACGGCGCTCGACCATTATCCGGTGACGGTGTCGTCCTGCGGGGAACCGGTGACTTTCGACAAGCCGCCCGAGCGGGCAGTGGTCAATGACGACAACATGATCGAGTTGATGTTCGCGTTGGGATTGACGGATCGGGTCGCGGGTTATGCGGGAGCCGGTGAGCGCCTGCGGCTGGCCGCGTTCACTGATGATTACGCCGCCGTACCCTCGTTGGGCCCCGACTACTTCACCCTTGAGCCTCTGCTGGGTCTCGCACCGGACTTCGTCTTCGCCGGGTGGAACTATGGGTTCGATACCGCTGGGATCAACCCGGAAACTCTGTCCCAGCTCGGCATCGACAGCTACGTGCTGTCGGAGTCCTGCCGGCGCATCAATGACACCCTTGCTCCTGCCACGATCGAGGAATGGTTCGGCGACGTGCGTGCCATCGCTGCGATCTTCGGGGTGCCCGAGCGTGCCGAAGCTCTGATTGCGAACTGGCAGCAACGGCTCGATCGCGTTGGCGAACGCCTGCCGGCCGGTGTGCAACCCGTGCGGGTCTTCTGCTGGGACTGGGGTACCGAGACGATGGGCACCGGAGCCGGTCTGACCATTGTGCCCGAGTTGTATCGGCACGCGGGCGCAGTCAACATCTTCGAGGACATGCAGGAGATGTGGGAGAACGTCTCGATCGAAGCAGTCGTCGACCGCGCGCCCGAACTGATCGCGGTGACCGACTACGGCAGTGGGCCGACCGGTGAACAGCGGATCCAGGCCCTCACATCGATGGACGGAGTCGGCACCATACCCGCAGTCCGTGACAACCAATTCATCATCTTGCCGCAGGAAGCGGTCAATCCCGGCATCCAGATCATCGACGGGATCGAAGCGCTGGCCGCGAAGCTCTACCCAGAACAATTCGCCGACCTCATCGGCACACCAGGATTCGGCCTGGCGCCGACGCAGAGTTGA
- a CDS encoding fatty acid--CoA ligase — protein MDSTMQDFPLTVTAILRYAVSVHGNRTVTTATENGYRHATYRQVGEQAGRLAHALRRLGVSGDDRVATFMWNNQEHLEAYVAVPSMGAVLHTLNIRLFPEQLEFVAYEAEDRVIIADLSLTPVLAPVLPKMETVHTVIAVGEGDLAPLAASGKKVLRYHEILSAEAAEFDWPDIDENSAAAMCYTSGTTGHPKGVVYGHRSSYLHSMAVCAGNGLGLCFSDKALAIVPMFHANAWGLPYAALMAGADLVLPDRFMSAERLVDLIETQRPTVAGAVPTIWNDVMHHLDRNPGHDISSLRLVGCGGSAVPVSLMQVFEERFGVQIRQLWGMTETSPVATLAWPPPNTAPEQHWQIRGTQGRPVCGVETRIVDDQGEGLSNDGAAVGELEVRGPWITGSYYRNTDESKFQSGWLRTGDVGRIDPQGYITLTDRAKDVIKSGGEWISSVELENHLIAHPSVREAAVVGVPDPRWQERPLAAVVVHDGAQVDAVELRKFLSDKVARWWLPERWTFVDEIPRTSVGKYDKKVIRSRYAENAYQVTELRQQQ, from the coding sequence ATGGACAGCACGATGCAGGACTTCCCGCTGACTGTGACGGCGATTCTGCGCTACGCGGTCAGCGTCCACGGCAACCGCACGGTGACCACGGCCACCGAGAACGGCTACCGGCACGCCACCTACCGACAGGTCGGCGAACAAGCAGGGCGGCTTGCCCACGCGCTACGCCGGCTCGGTGTCTCGGGTGACGACCGCGTCGCCACCTTCATGTGGAACAACCAGGAGCACCTCGAGGCCTACGTCGCGGTGCCCTCGATGGGAGCGGTGCTGCACACGCTCAACATCCGGCTCTTTCCCGAGCAACTCGAGTTCGTCGCCTACGAAGCCGAGGACCGGGTGATCATCGCCGACCTGTCACTGACGCCGGTGCTGGCGCCGGTTCTACCGAAGATGGAGACCGTGCACACCGTGATCGCCGTCGGCGAGGGTGACCTGGCCCCGCTGGCAGCATCTGGCAAGAAGGTGCTGCGCTACCACGAGATCCTTTCCGCCGAGGCCGCCGAGTTCGATTGGCCCGACATTGACGAGAACTCCGCTGCGGCAATGTGTTACACCAGCGGTACCACCGGCCATCCGAAAGGCGTGGTGTACGGGCACCGGTCGAGCTATCTGCACTCGATGGCGGTGTGCGCCGGTAACGGTCTGGGCCTGTGTTTCTCCGACAAGGCGCTGGCGATCGTGCCGATGTTCCACGCCAACGCGTGGGGTCTGCCCTACGCGGCACTGATGGCCGGGGCGGACCTGGTGTTACCGGACCGCTTCATGAGCGCCGAGCGATTGGTCGACCTGATCGAGACACAGCGGCCCACGGTCGCCGGTGCAGTCCCGACGATCTGGAATGACGTCATGCACCACCTGGACCGCAACCCCGGCCACGACATCTCCTCGCTGCGGTTGGTCGGCTGCGGCGGATCAGCGGTCCCGGTCTCGCTGATGCAGGTGTTCGAGGAGAGGTTCGGTGTACAGATCCGTCAGTTGTGGGGCATGACCGAGACCTCGCCGGTAGCGACGCTGGCCTGGCCTCCACCGAACACCGCGCCGGAGCAACACTGGCAGATTCGCGGCACCCAGGGCAGGCCGGTGTGCGGGGTGGAGACGCGCATCGTCGATGATCAGGGCGAGGGGCTCTCCAACGACGGAGCAGCAGTCGGCGAGCTGGAGGTCCGTGGTCCATGGATCACCGGCTCCTATTACCGCAATACCGACGAGTCGAAGTTCCAGTCGGGTTGGTTGCGCACCGGCGACGTGGGCCGCATCGACCCGCAGGGTTACATCACCCTGACCGATCGGGCCAAGGATGTCATCAAATCCGGCGGGGAGTGGATCTCCTCGGTGGAACTGGAGAACCATCTCATCGCGCACCCCTCGGTGCGCGAAGCCGCGGTGGTGGGAGTTCCCGACCCACGCTGGCAGGAGCGCCCCTTGGCGGCGGTCGTGGTCCACGACGGCGCCCAGGTAGACGCCGTGGAGTTGCGAAAATTCCTCAGCGACAAGGTTGCTCGCTGGTGGCTACCGGAACGGTGGACTTTCGTCGATGAGATCCCCCGTACCAGCGTCGGCAAGTACGACAAGAAGGTGATCCGGTCGCGTTACGCCGAGAACGCCTACCAGGTCACCGAGCTGCGTCAACAACAGTGA
- a CDS encoding dihydrodipicolinate reductase gives MDSTRHAVILWGLGAVGREIATAILDHRPDLHIVGVRVYSEAKNGVDIGTLVGRDPAGVTATTDVDRILALEADCVLYTPRNTDLDDVCALLASGKNVATTAFLFHPERSDRADRDRLLDACRRGEASVHGSGLNPGNLSGVLPLALSGMSRTIDRITLQERADWSVYDSPSITFDNMAFGRPVDEISPTANEFLAFNSALFSEQVWFLADALHADLDEVTASVDAVAAKADHQIFDHLLRAGTTAGQRWRWRGRRDGQTLIEIETLWTVGNEYPEHWPTPQHGWTLTIEGDPSMRTHFFSLASFTRAASMEEHVRSANVATAMQVLNAVPPVCAAPPGFATMADLPLIRSHTGFGNTSQA, from the coding sequence GTGGATTCCACGCGGCACGCCGTCATCCTCTGGGGGTTGGGTGCGGTAGGCCGGGAGATCGCCACCGCGATCCTCGACCATCGACCCGACCTGCATATCGTCGGCGTACGGGTCTACTCCGAAGCCAAGAACGGCGTCGACATCGGCACCCTCGTCGGGCGTGACCCTGCCGGTGTCACGGCGACCACCGACGTCGACCGCATCCTGGCGCTGGAGGCCGACTGTGTCCTCTACACGCCGCGCAACACCGACCTCGACGACGTCTGCGCGCTGCTGGCCAGCGGGAAGAACGTGGCGACGACGGCATTTCTGTTCCACCCAGAACGCAGTGACCGTGCCGACCGCGACCGGCTGCTCGACGCCTGCCGCCGGGGCGAGGCCAGTGTGCACGGCAGCGGGTTGAACCCGGGCAACCTCTCCGGTGTGCTGCCGCTCGCGTTGTCGGGCATGAGCCGCACCATCGACAGAATCACGCTGCAGGAACGCGCCGACTGGTCGGTCTACGACAGCCCGTCGATCACGTTCGACAACATGGCCTTCGGGCGTCCGGTCGACGAGATCAGCCCAACGGCCAACGAATTCCTGGCGTTCAACAGTGCGTTGTTCTCCGAGCAGGTGTGGTTTCTGGCCGACGCGCTGCACGCCGACCTCGACGAGGTCACCGCCTCGGTGGATGCGGTCGCCGCCAAGGCCGACCATCAGATCTTCGATCACCTGCTGCGGGCCGGGACCACCGCGGGGCAACGCTGGCGCTGGCGCGGACGGCGCGACGGCCAGACCCTGATCGAGATCGAGACCTTGTGGACCGTCGGCAACGAATACCCCGAGCACTGGCCGACGCCCCAGCACGGCTGGACGCTGACCATCGAGGGCGACCCGTCGATGCGCACCCACTTCTTCTCGCTGGCCAGCTTCACCCGTGCGGCCAGTATGGAAGAGCATGTCCGTTCGGCCAATGTGGCCACGGCCATGCAGGTCCTCAACGCGGTGCCGCCCGTCTGTGCGGCACCGCCGGGGTTCGCAACCATGGCCGACCTTCCGTTGATCCGCAGCCACACCGGATTCGGCAACACCAGCCAGGCGTGA
- a CDS encoding TetR/AcrR family transcriptional regulator C-terminal domain-containing protein, protein MRTDVANATGAAGGGVGGRPAGRPRQITRERIVSAARELPPEALTMQAVAAALGVDPKALNYHIGDRQRLRELVALDVFESELRRVMLPADGDWRVVARSYAAAIRDAFVELGVLATWFHLPAASGLGALAPVECLLQALVDAGFDVDHAGRALTLITETAYAAGRAAVLVDQRSVHPNVPEVASALATAAATDFPVLREVASSRQDGGDAGQFEFSLTAVIAGLEHMLG, encoded by the coding sequence ATGCGAACAGACGTGGCGAACGCGACGGGCGCGGCCGGTGGTGGCGTCGGGGGCCGCCCCGCGGGCCGGCCACGCCAGATCACCCGGGAGCGGATCGTCTCGGCGGCGCGCGAGCTGCCACCGGAAGCGCTGACCATGCAGGCGGTGGCCGCGGCGCTGGGTGTCGACCCGAAGGCGCTGAACTACCACATCGGCGACCGGCAACGGCTGCGTGAACTGGTCGCGCTGGATGTCTTCGAATCCGAATTGCGCCGGGTGATGCTGCCTGCCGACGGCGACTGGCGGGTGGTGGCGCGTTCGTATGCCGCAGCGATCCGGGACGCGTTCGTCGAGCTCGGCGTCCTTGCCACCTGGTTCCATCTGCCCGCGGCCAGTGGGCTGGGCGCTCTGGCCCCGGTCGAGTGCCTACTGCAGGCCTTGGTCGATGCCGGCTTCGACGTCGATCATGCTGGTCGCGCGCTGACGCTGATCACCGAAACGGCCTATGCGGCCGGACGGGCCGCGGTGCTTGTCGACCAGCGCTCGGTTCATCCGAACGTGCCGGAGGTGGCCAGTGCGCTGGCCACGGCGGCGGCAACGGACTTTCCTGTTCTGCGAGAGGTCGCGTCGAGCCGACAGGACGGCGGCGACGCCGGACAGTTCGAGTTCAGCCTGACCGCCGTCATCGCCGGTCTGGAACACATGCTCGGGTGA
- a CDS encoding ABC transporter ATP-binding protein, translating to MTIPVDVDVRELAIRVGGRLLIDGVSIAVEPGCCVGLLGPNGSGKSTLLKTIYRVLNAERGDIRLGGVPASAMDPRSFARTLAVVAQESPVDVQISVIDMVMLGRIPHQGLGGRSSVKDRSAAVDALDTVGALALADRVWPTLSGGEKQRVLLARALAQEGQVLVLDEPTNHLDVRHQFEILRLVRELRVTTLAALHDFNLAAEFCDEVVVLHDGDVVATGRPADVLVDDVIFPVFGVHVDQTVNPRTGALQLLLSAPIDSSSIPSTKEYL from the coding sequence ATGACGATCCCCGTCGATGTCGACGTGCGGGAGTTGGCCATCCGGGTTGGGGGACGGTTACTGATCGACGGCGTGAGTATCGCGGTGGAGCCGGGGTGCTGCGTGGGTCTGCTGGGTCCGAACGGCAGTGGCAAGTCCACGCTCCTCAAGACGATCTATCGGGTCCTCAACGCCGAGCGTGGGGATATCCGCCTCGGTGGCGTACCCGCGAGCGCGATGGATCCTCGTTCGTTCGCGCGCACGCTCGCCGTCGTCGCCCAGGAGTCACCGGTCGACGTGCAAATCAGTGTCATCGACATGGTCATGCTGGGCCGCATCCCTCATCAAGGCCTCGGCGGTAGATCGTCGGTGAAGGACCGGTCCGCAGCTGTCGACGCCCTCGACACCGTGGGTGCGCTCGCTCTCGCCGACCGGGTGTGGCCGACGCTCTCCGGTGGCGAGAAGCAACGTGTGCTGCTGGCCCGCGCCCTGGCCCAGGAGGGGCAGGTGTTGGTTCTCGACGAACCGACCAACCACCTCGACGTCCGCCACCAATTCGAGATCCTGCGTCTGGTGCGTGAACTCCGGGTCACGACGCTGGCCGCGCTGCATGACTTCAACCTCGCCGCCGAATTCTGCGATGAGGTGGTCGTCCTGCACGACGGTGATGTCGTCGCCACTGGAAGGCCGGCCGATGTCCTTGTCGACGACGTCATCTTTCCCGTGTTCGGCGTTCACGTCGATCAGACAGTCAACCCTCGCACCGGCGCGCTGCAGCTACTGCTGTCGGCGCCCATCGATTCCTCATCCATCCCCTCGACAAAGGAGTATCTCTGA
- a CDS encoding fused (3R)-hydroxyacyl-ACP dehydratase subunits HadA/HadB, with protein sequence MTAPAEASPLEARVGHHYQMAGTYLVGREKLREYARAVQDYHPAHWDVAAAQKLGYPDVVAPLTFTSAPGMQCNRRMFEEIVVGYDTYLQTEEVFEQHRPIVAGDELIIDVELSSVRRTAGRDFITVTNTYTDLHGERVHTLHTTVVGVTAEDIDAGVKTAVQKAMMHDMNILDIGGNDADYEKTVRPGGEIRISEATVTRTPGTPSFDDVKVGDELPVHHTRLSRGDLVNYAGVAGDANPIHWDEDIAKLAGLPDVIAHGMLTMGLGAGFVSSWSGDPGAVTRYAVRLSQPAVVSAKEGADIEFSGKVKSLDPDTRSGVVLVGAKAGGKKIFGLATLHVRFR encoded by the coding sequence ATGACTGCACCAGCAGAGGCGTCGCCGCTCGAAGCCCGAGTCGGGCACCACTACCAGATGGCCGGCACCTACCTCGTCGGTCGCGAGAAGCTGCGCGAGTACGCCCGCGCGGTGCAGGACTACCACCCTGCCCACTGGGACGTCGCCGCCGCGCAGAAGCTGGGTTATCCCGACGTCGTCGCGCCGCTGACCTTCACCTCGGCCCCGGGCATGCAGTGCAACCGGCGGATGTTCGAAGAGATCGTCGTCGGCTACGACACCTACCTGCAGACCGAAGAGGTGTTCGAGCAGCACCGCCCGATCGTGGCAGGCGATGAGTTGATCATCGACGTCGAGTTGTCCTCGGTGCGCCGGACAGCCGGCCGGGACTTCATCACCGTCACCAACACCTACACCGACCTGCACGGCGAACGGGTGCACACCCTGCACACCACCGTCGTGGGTGTGACCGCCGAGGACATCGACGCCGGGGTCAAGACGGCCGTGCAGAAGGCGATGATGCACGACATGAACATCCTCGACATCGGCGGCAACGATGCCGACTATGAGAAGACCGTGCGCCCCGGCGGTGAGATCCGCATCTCCGAGGCGACGGTGACCCGAACCCCTGGCACGCCGAGCTTCGACGACGTGAAGGTCGGCGACGAGTTGCCGGTCCACCACACCCGGCTGTCCCGAGGCGACCTGGTCAACTATGCCGGTGTCGCCGGGGACGCCAACCCGATCCACTGGGACGAAGACATCGCCAAGCTGGCCGGGCTGCCCGACGTCATCGCCCACGGCATGCTGACGATGGGTCTCGGCGCTGGATTCGTCTCGAGCTGGTCGGGCGACCCTGGCGCGGTCACCCGTTACGCGGTGCGGTTGTCGCAGCCCGCCGTGGTGTCGGCCAAGGAGGGCGCCGACATCGAGTTCAGCGGCAAGGTCAAGTCTTTGGACCCGGACACGCGTAGCGGTGTGGTGCTCGTCGGCGCCAAGGCCGGCGGAAAGAAGATCTTCGGACTGGCGACCTTGCACGTCCGCTTCCGCTGA